A region of Bombyx mori chromosome 13, ASM3026992v2 DNA encodes the following proteins:
- the LOC101743079 gene encoding uncharacterized protein LOC101743079 isoform X1 has protein sequence MSIDSNFNAVPGVVCKCKYFAYVSYFQMTILRYNENLDNTVNYVATLAFFCGISCVTIMLKFGGFKASLNIFNSRKNGKEKTELHQGSYMTGAYRTNRDDVSGYVSTPSPTKTLSPAMVKLPGRKPCCLLTTRPTKSLGNLTLATSSTMKAVPNQNTTDVSTDPRGDGDRDIKNPSHKQREKERKRLEKQRLDEQKAIERTTREQAKVEKIKREKEKKRVEESKIKDKKRKAPQPQQQSVPSLGHGSAKYSINTLDSSISRSTGPPPYSETATELVTLDASDATRDVSFGKPIDTGTWDIVAEHREQLNRTTHAVDKNDKQTVIDLNYSAGSDDKTDNVV, from the exons ATGAGTATTGATTCAAACTTCAATGCAGTACCTGGTGTCGTTtgcaaatgtaaatattttgcaTACGTTTCGTATTTTCAAATGACGATTCTAAGGTACAACGAAAACC tcgACAATACCGTGAACTACGTTGCAACACTCGCCTTCTTCTGTGGGATATCTTGTGTTACGATTATGCTAAAATTCGGAGGTTTTAAAGCTTCCTTAAACATATTCAATAGTAGAAAGAATGGAAAAGAGAAAACCGAATTACATCAGGGCTCATATATGACAGGCGCGTATCGTACGAACAGAGACGACGTGTCTG GATACGTCAGCACTCCGTCGCCCACGAAAACATTATCCCCAGCAATGGTGAAGCTGCCGGGACGAAAACCTTGTTGTCTGCTGACCACACGACCCACTAAGAGCCTCGGCAATCTCACATTAGCCACTTCGAGTACAATGAAAGCAGTTCCGAATCAAAACACAACGGACGTATCAACCGACCCGAGGGGCGACGGAGATCGCGACATAAAGAATCCTTCGCACAAACAACGAGAGAAAGAACGCAAAAGACTCGAGAAGCAACGACTAGACGAACAGAAAGCTATCGAACGGACGACACGTGAACAGGCTAAAGTGGAAAAGataaagagagagaaagaaaagAAACGAGTGGAAGAGAGCAAGATAAAAGATAAGAAACGTAAAGCGCCGCAGCCGCAACAGCAGAGCGTCCCCTCACTGGGACATGGCTCCGCTAAATACTCAATAAACACTTTGGACAGTTCGATCAGTCGGAGCACCGGCCCCCCGCCTTACTCAGAAACAGCGACGGAGCTAGTAACGCTGGACGCGAGCGACGCAACACGAGACGTAAGCTTCGGCAAACCAATCGACACAGGCACTTGGGATATCGTAGCAGAACACAGAGAGCAACTGAACAGAACAACACACGCCGTCGACAAAAACGACAAACAAACAGTCATAGACTTGAACTACAGCGCGGGAAGCGATGACAAAACCGACAACGTCGTGTAG
- the LOC101743079 gene encoding myosin-M heavy chain isoform X2 → MLKFGGFKASLNIFNSRKNGKEKTELHQGSYMTGAYRTNRDDVSGYVSTPSPTKTLSPAMVKLPGRKPCCLLTTRPTKSLGNLTLATSSTMKAVPNQNTTDVSTDPRGDGDRDIKNPSHKQREKERKRLEKQRLDEQKAIERTTREQAKVEKIKREKEKKRVEESKIKDKKRKAPQPQQQSVPSLGHGSAKYSINTLDSSISRSTGPPPYSETATELVTLDASDATRDVSFGKPIDTGTWDIVAEHREQLNRTTHAVDKNDKQTVIDLNYSAGSDDKTDNVV, encoded by the exons ATGCTAAAATTCGGAGGTTTTAAAGCTTCCTTAAACATATTCAATAGTAGAAAGAATGGAAAAGAGAAAACCGAATTACATCAGGGCTCATATATGACAGGCGCGTATCGTACGAACAGAGACGACGTGTCTG GATACGTCAGCACTCCGTCGCCCACGAAAACATTATCCCCAGCAATGGTGAAGCTGCCGGGACGAAAACCTTGTTGTCTGCTGACCACACGACCCACTAAGAGCCTCGGCAATCTCACATTAGCCACTTCGAGTACAATGAAAGCAGTTCCGAATCAAAACACAACGGACGTATCAACCGACCCGAGGGGCGACGGAGATCGCGACATAAAGAATCCTTCGCACAAACAACGAGAGAAAGAACGCAAAAGACTCGAGAAGCAACGACTAGACGAACAGAAAGCTATCGAACGGACGACACGTGAACAGGCTAAAGTGGAAAAGataaagagagagaaagaaaagAAACGAGTGGAAGAGAGCAAGATAAAAGATAAGAAACGTAAAGCGCCGCAGCCGCAACAGCAGAGCGTCCCCTCACTGGGACATGGCTCCGCTAAATACTCAATAAACACTTTGGACAGTTCGATCAGTCGGAGCACCGGCCCCCCGCCTTACTCAGAAACAGCGACGGAGCTAGTAACGCTGGACGCGAGCGACGCAACACGAGACGTAAGCTTCGGCAAACCAATCGACACAGGCACTTGGGATATCGTAGCAGAACACAGAGAGCAACTGAACAGAACAACACACGCCGTCGACAAAAACGACAAACAAACAGTCATAGACTTGAACTACAGCGCGGGAAGCGATGACAAAACCGACAACGTCGTGTAG